AGCGCCAGCGCCTCGGGCACCTCGTCGAAGATCTGCACCTCGGCGCGGCGCCAGCCGGGGTGCTGCGGAATCGCGTGCCGTTCGCCCATGAATGGCCCTTGCGTGTCATCGTCGTCCACCCATTTCGGACAGCATACGCGCACGGTGTCGGCCCGGCTAGCACGTAACCAGACAAAAGGAACGGGGTGCCCGGCCTGAAGCGGGACGCCGGGCCCGGTGCAGCTGACCGCGGCCCGAACCCTTGCGACCTGCTGACCACCCTCCCCGTCGGCCGAAAGCCCGCACGGCTGGACGACTTCGTTCCAGACGACATCGAGCGGATGCTCTCCGGCCCGTCCGAGCGGGGCTGCAGCATGCGCCTGTCGCTGGGCGCAGAAGTAAAACATCCGTGATGACGAGCACACTGGCTTACGCCGCCGCGGCCAGGAAACGCGGAGCGTGACAAGGCGGCATCAATGATTTACATATAAGGAGCGCGCTGATGCGCCCGCCGTCGCTCGCGGGGCAATCATCCTTTCGCCTTGGGGAATTCATGCGCTTCGCGATTTTCTTTCTATCTGCGGCTGCCCTTGGCTCGGCGGCGTGCGACCAGCCTTCCCGGCCGGAACCGGTGGCGTCGGTGTCCCTGAGCCCCGATACGGCGTTCGTCATGCTGACCAAGAGGGCGCAATTGACGGCGATGGCCCGGACATCCGCAGGGGCGGCGGTTTCGGGCGTGGCGTTCACATGGACGAGTTCGGACTCGACGGTCGCCACCGTGTCGGCGACGGGGCAGGTTGTCGCGAGGCAACGCGGGCATGCCACCATCTCGGCCTTCGCGGGTGGCGTGGGCGGCAGCGCGACGGTACAGGTCATTGGCGCTTCTGGTATTCGCGTCCTATCCGGGGGTGAGAGCCAGGATACGATCGACGCCATCTTGCCGGAGCTGCTCCTCGTGGAAGTGCGTGATGCTGGCGGCCAGCCTGTCTCAGGGTCGCTTGTTGCGTTTTCCGGCGAGCGGCCGCAGCGGGGCCGCCCCATCACGGTAGAGCAGCCGGAAGGCGGGGGGTTCAAGGACACGGTCCTGGTAAGCACGGACCCCGGCGGGAGGGCAGCGGTGCGGGTGCGGCTGGGGACGGGTTCCGGAGGTGCGGGCGTCGTCGTCGCGGTTCACGGCCAGACCGCGATGGACACGGTGCCGTATACCGTATTGCCGGGTGCCCCGGCCCGTGCCGAAATCGTGCCTCGCGACACCGCCGTGTCCCCGGGCGGCACGGTTGCCCTGCGCGGCTCGGTACTCGACCGTCACGGAAACCCGACGCCCGCCACGCTCGAGTTCCAGGTTGAGAAGGGGCCAGGGGCGGTGCATGCCCAGACGGGGGTGGTGACCAC
This sequence is a window from Longimicrobium sp.. Protein-coding genes within it:
- a CDS encoding Ig-like domain-containing protein — protein: MRPPSLAGQSSFRLGEFMRFAIFFLSAAALGSAACDQPSRPEPVASVSLSPDTAFVMLTKRAQLTAMARTSAGAAVSGVAFTWTSSDSTVATVSATGQVVARQRGHATISAFAGGVGGSATVQVIGASGIRVLSGGESQDTIDAILPELLLVEVRDAGGQPVSGSLVAFSGERPQRGRPITVEQPEGGGFKDTVLVSTDPGGRAAVRVRLGTGSGGAGVVVAVHGQTAMDTVPYTVLPGAPARAEIVPRDTAVSPGGTVALRGSVLDRHGNPTPATLEFQVEKGPGAVHAQTGVVTTAGFGTTVVVGRMGEITDAVRVSAVPGGTLAIADISSGLYLVNVDGTGGRVVSGWGGSRNPAWSPDGKRVVFMYSKGDPGLFSTTRLGPPAPLPDTKDARNPRYSRDGQWLYFLSGAVEGTLGRIRPDGTGRERLTTAEASFQGRFSLSPDGRRIAHHVIAGQDTFIHVTDLVTGQRSEPLAHGRDPDWSPVSDLILFKPTIPSEAPRLPRWSLAVIRDDGTGWRGILPSDQRLFFAPPRWSPDGRWIAGANGSTVLLIEVETGLLIRAGHLKNSLVSEIDWGPALPPP